A genomic window from Acidobacteriota bacterium includes:
- a CDS encoding AMP-binding protein, with protein sequence MTHATIIEALAARATDCPDKTAFVIEGEALTYRQLHEDAEWLACRLAAAGLAPGGRCVIVLPTSLDFVRTVYAAQMIGAIPVAIDPGLTRAAQDLRCRIATPSVVMTTDERAKQWQHDIGGTGGTGGTGGPIVLARSALQSIGPADRSVLATPEPGDIAYLQFTSGTSGDPRACAVSHRALTCALAAMQERYELTPRDVLANWLPLHNSSGLVRHLFGTVGHGCPSFLIRPSATGLGRWLHLISDVRATMTTSPDFAYRLAARIVSPSDVDLRSLRIATNGSEAIRASTITAFEERFGLTRIVQPAYGLTEGTLAVSSCSPGDPLRVDEAGNVSCGRSLSGVDIRTVDEAGTPCQPGVEGEIQIRGDLLFSGYYGDEACTRAVLRDGWLQPGDRAMIDGDGHVFLRSRTRAMIKRGGVGISPREIEEPVERIAGVQGAAAIGITRSGGATEDLVVVVEMLEAERGRAAHLALDVQRVAAAAVGVMPSSVLIVPRSAIPRTAGGKLRHAELRKAVGNPDFLRGAYFVS encoded by the coding sequence ATGACACACGCCACAATCATCGAAGCGCTCGCCGCTCGTGCGACCGACTGCCCCGACAAGACGGCCTTCGTCATTGAGGGCGAGGCCCTCACCTATCGTCAACTGCATGAAGATGCGGAGTGGCTGGCCTGTCGACTGGCGGCGGCGGGTCTCGCGCCTGGGGGCCGTTGCGTGATCGTGCTGCCAACGAGCCTCGACTTCGTCCGCACGGTGTACGCAGCGCAGATGATCGGGGCGATCCCGGTGGCCATCGATCCGGGCCTCACCCGCGCCGCGCAGGATCTTCGTTGCCGCATCGCCACCCCGTCGGTCGTGATGACGACCGACGAACGCGCGAAGCAATGGCAGCACGACATCGGCGGAACTGGCGGAACTGGAGGAACTGGCGGGCCAATCGTGCTGGCGCGCTCAGCGCTCCAATCGATTGGTCCCGCCGACCGATCGGTCCTGGCCACACCCGAACCCGGCGACATAGCGTACCTCCAGTTCACGTCCGGCACGTCCGGGGATCCGCGCGCCTGTGCGGTGTCGCATCGGGCGCTGACATGCGCGCTGGCGGCCATGCAGGAGCGCTACGAATTGACGCCGCGGGACGTGCTGGCGAACTGGCTGCCGCTGCACAACAGTTCCGGGCTCGTGCGCCACCTGTTCGGGACGGTCGGCCACGGATGCCCATCGTTTCTCATCAGGCCGTCGGCGACGGGCCTCGGGCGATGGCTGCACTTGATTTCCGACGTGCGGGCCACGATGACGACGTCACCAGATTTCGCGTACCGGCTGGCGGCGCGGATCGTCTCGCCGTCAGACGTGGATCTGCGCTCACTCCGGATTGCCACCAACGGCAGCGAGGCCATACGGGCCAGCACCATCACGGCGTTCGAGGAGCGCTTCGGCCTCACGCGCATCGTGCAGCCGGCCTACGGCCTCACCGAGGGCACGCTCGCGGTCTCCAGTTGCTCGCCCGGTGATCCCTTGCGGGTTGATGAGGCCGGCAATGTGTCGTGCGGCCGATCACTGTCGGGCGTCGACATCCGCACGGTGGACGAGGCGGGTACGCCGTGCCAGCCTGGTGTCGAGGGCGAGATCCAGATCCGGGGCGACCTTCTGTTCTCTGGCTACTACGGAGACGAGGCCTGCACGCGAGCCGTGCTTCGCGATGGATGGCTTCAACCGGGCGATCGCGCCATGATTGACGGTGACGGGCACGTGTTTCTCCGGTCGCGCACGAGGGCGATGATCAAGCGCGGCGGCGTTGGAATCTCTCCGAGGGAAATCGAAGAACCCGTCGAGCGCATCGCCGGGGTGCAAGGCGCGGCCGCGATCGGGATCACCCGATCGGGAGGTGCCACCGAAGACCTTGTGGTCGTCGTCGAAATGCTGGAAGCAGAGCGTGGCCGTGCGGCGCACCTGGCGCTGGACGTCCAGCGAGTCGCCGCTGCCGCCGTCGGCGTGATGCCGTCTTCGGTTCTGATTGTTCCCCGGTCGGCCATTCCCCGGACGGCGGGAGGCAAACTGCGCCACGCGGAGCTACGAAAGGCTGTCGGCAACCCCGACTTTCTGCGCGGGGCGTACTTCGTGTCCTAG
- a CDS encoding FKBP-type peptidyl-prolyl cis-trans isomerase has protein sequence MKLARIFQSAAALAAISLCAWAVTGCNGSPTAPSSAAVYSQTDLRVGTGAEAVNGSSVTVQYTGWFYDASKPNQKGVPFDSSVGGTGFTFTLGAGTVIAGWDQGVVGMKEGGLRRLVIPSSLGYGNIRYQSIPPNTTLVFEIELLTVNVTPTVATQPSDQIVTAGRTATFTASASGTPLPLVQWQVSRDGGSTWTNIANAAPYDGATTTTLTVAGVTTALDGAMYHAVFTNVMGTVTSNAATLTVQ, from the coding sequence GTGAAACTGGCGCGCATCTTTCAGTCGGCGGCGGCGTTGGCCGCGATCAGTCTTTGTGCCTGGGCGGTCACCGGCTGCAATGGTTCGCCGACTGCACCGTCAAGCGCCGCTGTGTACAGTCAGACCGACCTGCGGGTGGGGACCGGCGCCGAAGCCGTCAATGGCAGCTCGGTCACGGTGCAGTACACCGGCTGGTTCTACGACGCGTCGAAACCGAACCAGAAGGGCGTGCCGTTCGATTCATCGGTGGGCGGAACAGGGTTCACGTTTACGCTTGGCGCCGGCACCGTGATCGCCGGCTGGGACCAGGGCGTGGTCGGCATGAAAGAAGGCGGGCTGCGCCGGCTGGTCATCCCGTCTTCGCTCGGCTACGGGAACATTCGCTACCAGTCAATCCCGCCCAATACGACGCTGGTGTTCGAGATTGAACTGCTGACGGTGAATGTGACGCCGACGGTCGCGACGCAGCCGTCGGATCAGATCGTGACGGCAGGGCGAACCGCGACCTTCACGGCGTCGGCCAGCGGGACGCCGCTCCCATTGGTGCAGTGGCAGGTGAGCCGCGATGGTGGTTCGACCTGGACGAACATTGCGAACGCGGCGCCGTATGACGGAGCGACGACCACCACACTGACGGTGGCCGGAGTGACGACCGCGCTTGACGGCGCGATGTATCACGCCGTGTTCACGAACGTCATGGGCACGGTGACCTCGAACGCCGCCACGCTGACGGTGCAGTAG
- a CDS encoding LD-carboxypeptidase, which translates to MPTRRELLTSTTIALAGSLLAGTRPAAAAPPIRQRAPSSPPPAIVKPPRLKTGDTVGLVIPSSAQWDPVAVDILLESLTALGLKGKLGQHVFDRRGYFGGRDEDRAADLNAMFADPSVNAIHCIRGGWGAARLLPLLDWAAIAKSPKILIGYSDITALLLAAHARTGLVTFHGPLGSSTWNAFNLDWMKRVLWNGEAAVFANLKEANDTLVPVKNRTRTITGGKARGKLLGGNLTVFTTIIGSGYLPDFRDSILFVEDVEEEPYSLDRMFTQLKLAGILGQVRGVVWGTCDKCTPSAGFGSLTIPDVLDDHVKPLGVPAYSGAMIGHVDRQFTLPIGVQVELDADAGTITMLESAVT; encoded by the coding sequence ATGCCAACTCGCCGTGAACTCCTGACATCGACGACCATCGCCCTGGCCGGCTCGTTGCTGGCCGGCACACGACCGGCAGCAGCGGCGCCCCCGATTCGCCAGCGCGCTCCTTCGTCGCCCCCGCCCGCCATCGTCAAGCCGCCGCGGCTGAAGACCGGCGATACCGTCGGTCTGGTGATCCCGTCGAGCGCGCAGTGGGATCCGGTCGCCGTCGATATTCTGCTGGAATCGCTGACCGCGCTCGGGCTCAAGGGCAAGCTCGGCCAGCACGTCTTCGATCGCCGCGGCTACTTCGGCGGCCGGGACGAGGACCGGGCCGCTGATCTGAATGCGATGTTCGCCGACCCGTCGGTCAACGCGATTCACTGCATTCGCGGCGGATGGGGCGCGGCGCGCCTGCTACCGCTGCTGGACTGGGCCGCGATCGCGAAGTCGCCAAAGATCCTCATCGGCTACAGCGACATCACGGCGTTACTGCTCGCCGCCCACGCCAGGACCGGACTGGTCACCTTTCACGGCCCGCTCGGGTCGTCGACGTGGAACGCGTTCAACCTCGACTGGATGAAGCGGGTGCTGTGGAACGGCGAGGCGGCCGTTTTCGCCAACCTCAAAGAGGCCAACGACACGTTGGTGCCGGTGAAGAACCGCACGCGCACGATTACGGGCGGCAAGGCCAGGGGCAAGTTGCTGGGCGGCAACCTGACGGTGTTCACGACGATTATCGGTTCGGGCTATCTTCCGGACTTCCGCGACAGCATCCTCTTTGTGGAGGACGTCGAGGAGGAGCCCTACAGCCTCGATCGTATGTTCACGCAGCTCAAGCTGGCGGGCATTCTGGGCCAGGTCAGAGGCGTGGTCTGGGGCACCTGTGACAAGTGCACACCGAGCGCGGGATTCGGGTCGCTGACGATACCCGATGTGCTCGACGACCATGTCAAGCCGCTCGGCGTTCCGGCGTACTCGGGCGCCATGATCGGCCACGTCGATCGCCAGTTCACGCTGCCGATTGGCGTCCAGGTGGAACTCGACGCCGATGCCGGCACGATCACGATGCTCGAAAGCGCGGTCACATGA
- a CDS encoding carboxypeptidase regulatory-like domain-containing protein: protein MSRSVWCGFIVLLMVVSGVSGAYAQSNASISGVVKDSAGGVVPGVSVIVKDDATGNASEAVTGADGRYQVTALGAGSYTVTASLAGFKTAVAKGVRLAPGQPVTVTLTLDVGQLSETVTVMSSSELINTETATVAATLNSDQLTRMPTPTRNALNAITFLPGVNTPGTNRDSTINGLPEGFLSITLDGVSNNDNFLRNTDSFFASVTPRQDAVEAVSVTLAASGATAGAGAGAVTMAFQTRSGGNKFSGSLYEYYRNPKMNTPYIFNIYNHLPINQVKLSQYGGRVGGPIMIPGLFNGRDKAFFFVHYEEIVYPNSFTRTRTVFNSAVYSGVFRWQCATGVCEKNLLDLARANGQIATIDPTMAKIMSMIDAATKTTGTRTAQDPLYDTYVFNSPATLFEQQPTVRLDYNLTSKHRLSGTWSVIRAKRTPDYLNSADPRFPGAPNQRDFKSVRPLLSLSVRSVLSKSIINELRGGATAYGSGSTFGQPAANASRNAPSSFADQGGFAITTPTSTTDWYTSNGPSWRTSPTYTLDETLTWQKRAHTMTFGASGMISNADSGSQQMVSGIRLGFDTNNDPANAMFTGSGIDSSVLSSARAVYAVLTGRVTSINSAAVLDASGKYVELGPVSNPGGIKVFTLFAQDSWKATPTLTFTGGVRWEVQTPFAPSANVMSSVTMASVCGVSGPGSGGLYSKCKFLTPGATGGVTPQFVLLEKGTEGYKQDWNNVGPSVSVAWRPNRKTGLFRTILGDPDQATLRAGFNVSYERQGLTVFTSLYGGNPGGSTTLTRNANAGLVPAGESWPVLLSQPSRLYSASFNPDPSYPIAIRANRVDSLNAFAPDIQIARVNNWMIGFARSLSKDTALEIRYIGNHGYNQWSSLNYNQIRGENLVANGFMNEFKLAMANLTANNAAAGSNPARLGSFAYFGSGTGTSPLPIYLAYLNGSTDYNNAAAYTGGSSTFSSTTIAGRLVASNPNPTTAAATDLDGTATRRANAAKVGYPANFFVLNPDVNNVNVTDSGAFSNYNALQIELRRRLSHGLSASINYQFAAEGGSSFDGFSFGRVMGPSANVRHAIKMQWDWTLPFGRGQRFGRDVNPIANLLIGGWSVNGVGRMQTVMQDLGNVRLVGMTKSELQKMYKYYTVDASTSVSGLTEIWMLPPDVILNTRRAFNTSPTTVDGYSTSLGAPSGKYLAPANSAACVQVRAGDCAPRNVLLLAPWFYRFDMGVTKRIDIHGSMNMELRLDVLNVFDRPNYNPAVPSTTTNNSNYWGAANNFKVTSAYTDASNTYDPGGRIGQLMVRFTW from the coding sequence ATGTCACGTTCGGTATGGTGCGGGTTTATCGTCTTGCTCATGGTCGTGTCCGGCGTGTCCGGAGCCTACGCACAATCCAACGCCTCGATTTCCGGCGTCGTGAAAGACTCCGCCGGGGGCGTCGTGCCCGGCGTGTCGGTCATCGTGAAGGATGACGCAACGGGAAACGCCAGCGAGGCCGTCACCGGCGCGGATGGCCGGTATCAGGTGACGGCGCTCGGGGCCGGGTCGTACACGGTCACCGCGTCGCTGGCGGGTTTCAAGACCGCGGTGGCAAAGGGAGTCCGGCTTGCGCCAGGTCAACCAGTGACCGTGACGCTTACTCTTGATGTCGGACAGCTCTCGGAGACGGTCACCGTCATGAGCAGCTCTGAACTCATCAACACCGAGACCGCCACCGTGGCGGCCACGCTCAACTCGGACCAGCTCACCCGGATGCCGACCCCGACGCGTAACGCGCTGAACGCGATCACGTTCCTGCCCGGCGTCAACACGCCAGGGACCAACCGGGACTCGACGATCAACGGCTTGCCCGAAGGGTTCTTGAGCATCACGCTTGACGGCGTGAGCAACAACGACAACTTCCTGCGCAACACGGACTCGTTCTTCGCCTCCGTCACGCCGCGCCAGGATGCGGTCGAAGCCGTGTCGGTGACCCTGGCGGCGAGCGGTGCCACGGCGGGCGCCGGGGCAGGCGCCGTGACGATGGCGTTTCAGACGCGGTCGGGGGGCAACAAGTTCTCGGGGAGCCTCTACGAGTACTACCGCAACCCCAAGATGAACACGCCCTACATCTTCAACATCTACAACCACCTGCCGATCAACCAGGTCAAGCTGAGTCAGTACGGCGGGCGCGTCGGCGGCCCAATCATGATCCCGGGCCTCTTCAACGGCCGGGACAAGGCGTTCTTCTTCGTCCACTACGAGGAGATCGTCTACCCGAACAGCTTCACGCGCACGCGCACCGTCTTCAACTCGGCAGTCTACAGTGGCGTGTTCCGCTGGCAGTGCGCCACGGGGGTGTGCGAGAAGAACCTTCTCGATCTGGCGAGAGCCAACGGTCAGATCGCGACGATCGATCCGACGATGGCGAAGATCATGTCGATGATCGACGCGGCGACGAAGACGACCGGCACCCGCACCGCACAGGATCCGTTGTACGACACGTACGTGTTCAACAGCCCCGCGACCCTGTTCGAGCAGCAGCCGACTGTTCGCCTCGACTATAACCTCACCAGCAAGCACCGGCTGAGCGGCACGTGGTCCGTCATCAGGGCCAAACGCACGCCGGATTACCTCAACTCGGCCGACCCCCGCTTCCCGGGTGCGCCGAACCAGCGCGATTTCAAGTCGGTTCGGCCGCTCCTGTCGCTGTCTGTGCGGTCGGTGTTGTCCAAGAGCATCATCAACGAGCTGCGGGGAGGGGCGACGGCCTACGGTTCTGGGTCGACCTTTGGCCAACCGGCGGCCAACGCGTCACGCAACGCGCCGAGCAGCTTCGCCGACCAGGGAGGCTTCGCGATCACGACCCCGACGAGCACGACAGATTGGTATACCTCTAACGGCCCAAGCTGGCGCACTTCGCCCACCTACACCCTGGACGAAACCCTCACGTGGCAGAAACGCGCGCACACGATGACGTTCGGCGCGTCGGGCATGATCTCGAACGCCGACTCCGGCAGCCAGCAGATGGTTTCAGGGATACGGCTGGGGTTTGATACCAACAACGATCCGGCGAACGCGATGTTCACCGGTTCTGGAATCGATTCGTCGGTGCTGTCCTCCGCGAGAGCCGTGTATGCCGTGCTCACCGGTCGCGTGACCAGCATCAACAGCGCGGCCGTGCTCGACGCATCCGGGAAGTATGTGGAGCTCGGCCCGGTCAGCAACCCGGGAGGCATCAAGGTCTTCACGCTCTTTGCGCAGGATTCCTGGAAGGCGACGCCGACTCTCACCTTCACGGGAGGCGTGCGCTGGGAAGTGCAAACGCCGTTTGCCCCGTCCGCCAACGTGATGTCGTCGGTCACCATGGCGAGCGTGTGCGGCGTCTCGGGCCCTGGTAGCGGCGGGCTGTACAGCAAGTGCAAGTTCCTCACGCCAGGCGCCACCGGCGGCGTGACGCCCCAGTTCGTTCTGCTCGAGAAGGGCACGGAAGGGTACAAGCAAGACTGGAACAACGTTGGACCTTCGGTGAGCGTGGCGTGGCGGCCGAATAGGAAGACCGGCCTCTTCCGGACTATCCTTGGCGACCCGGACCAGGCGACGTTGAGAGCCGGCTTCAATGTGTCCTACGAGCGCCAGGGCCTGACCGTGTTCACCAGCCTGTACGGGGGAAACCCCGGAGGCAGCACGACGTTGACGCGCAACGCCAATGCGGGACTGGTGCCGGCGGGCGAGTCGTGGCCGGTTCTGCTCTCCCAGCCGAGCCGTCTCTACTCAGCTTCCTTCAATCCGGATCCGAGCTACCCGATCGCCATCCGGGCGAATCGGGTCGACAGTCTCAACGCGTTCGCGCCGGACATCCAGATCGCCCGGGTCAACAACTGGATGATTGGCTTCGCGCGGTCGCTCTCGAAGGACACCGCGCTTGAGATCCGCTACATCGGCAACCACGGCTACAACCAGTGGTCGTCGCTCAACTACAACCAGATCCGGGGTGAAAACCTCGTCGCCAACGGGTTCATGAATGAGTTCAAGCTCGCGATGGCGAACCTGACGGCCAACAACGCCGCGGCAGGCTCGAACCCGGCCCGTCTGGGCTCGTTTGCCTACTTCGGCTCTGGCACGGGCACGAGCCCGCTGCCTATTTATCTGGCCTATCTCAACGGCAGCACGGACTACAACAACGCGGCGGCCTACACCGGCGGATCGTCGACGTTCTCAAGTACGACGATCGCCGGTCGGCTGGTCGCCTCGAACCCCAACCCCACCACGGCGGCAGCCACCGATCTCGACGGCACCGCAACACGCCGGGCGAACGCGGCGAAGGTCGGATATCCGGCAAACTTCTTCGTGCTCAACCCCGATGTGAACAACGTCAACGTCACCGATAGCGGAGCGTTCAGCAATTACAACGCGCTGCAGATCGAACTGCGGCGGCGGCTGTCGCATGGCTTGTCGGCCAGCATCAACTACCAGTTCGCGGCTGAGGGCGGGTCGTCTTTTGACGGCTTCAGCTTCGGCCGCGTGATGGGACCCTCGGCCAACGTCCGCCACGCGATCAAAATGCAGTGGGACTGGACGCTCCCGTTCGGCCGGGGCCAGCGGTTCGGCCGCGACGTCAACCCCATCGCCAACCTTCTGATTGGCGGCTGGAGCGTCAACGGCGTCGGCCGTATGCAGACGGTCATGCAGGACCTCGGCAACGTGCGGCTCGTCGGGATGACGAAGTCCGAGCTCCAGAAGATGTACAAGTACTACACGGTCGATGCGAGCACGTCGGTGAGCGGCCTCACCGAGATCTGGATGCTGCCGCCGGACGTGATCCTGAACACGCGGCGGGCGTTCAACACGAGCCCCACGACGGTCGATGGGTACTCCACGAGCCTCGGGGCGCCCTCGGGCAAGTACCTCGCGCCGGCGAACTCGGCGGCGTGCGTCCAAGTGAGAGCGGGCGACTGCGCGCCGCGCAATGTGCTGCTGCTTGCGCCGTGGTTCTACCGTTTCGATATGGGTGTGACCAAGCGCATCGACATCCACGGCTCGATGAACATGGAGTTGCGGCTCGACGTGCTCAACGTCTTCGACAGACCCAACTACAACCCGGCCGTCCCGAGCACCACCACGAACAATTCGAACTACTGGGGGGCGGCGAACAACTTCAAGGTGACCAGCGCCTACACCGATGCGAGCAACACGTACGATCCGGGCGGCCGGATCGGCCAGCTGATGGTTCGATTCACCTGGTAG